A region from the Cervus elaphus chromosome 10, mCerEla1.1, whole genome shotgun sequence genome encodes:
- the ZP3 gene encoding zona pellucida sperm-binding protein 3: MGLRSRLFLCFLLWGSTELCSPQPFWDDETERFRPSKPPTVMVECQEAQLVVTVDKDLFGTGKLIRPEDLTLGPDNCEPLASADTDGVVRFEVGLHECGNILQVTDDALVYSTFLLHNPRPAGNLSILRTNRAEVPIECRYPRQGNVSSWAIQPTWVPFRTTVFSEEKLVFSLRLMEENWSTEKMMPTFQLGDRAHLQAQVHTGSHVPLRLFVDHCVATLTPDWSTSPYHTIVDFHGCLVDGLTDASSAFKAPRPRPEILQFIVDMFHFANDSRNTIYITCHLKVTPVDRVPDQLNKACSFSKSSNRWSPVEGPTDICRCCSKGRCGISGRSMRLSHREGQPVPRSRRHVTEEADVTVGPLIFLGKMRDRGMEGPTSSPPLVMLGLGLATVMTLTLAAIVLGLTGRRRAASHPVCPVSASQ, from the exons ATGGGGCTGCGTTCTAGGctcttcctctgctttctgctctggGGAAGCACGGAGCTCTGCAGCCCCCAGCCCTTCTGGGATGATGAAACCGAGCGCTTCAGGCCATCGAAACCGCCCACCGTGATGGTGGAGTGTCAGGAGGCTCAGCTGGTTGTCACGGTCGACAAAGACCTCTTCGGCACCGGGAAGCTCATCCGGCCTGAGGACCTCACCCTGGGCCCCGACAACTGCGAGCCACTGGCCTCCGCGGACACGGATGGCGTGGTTAGGTTTGAGGTCGGGCTGCATGAATGTGGCAACATCTTGCAG GTGACCGACGATGCCCTGGTGTACAGCACCTTCCTGCTCCACAACCCCCGCCCCGCGGGAAACCTGTCCATCCTGAGGACTAACCGCGCGGAGGTCCCCATCGAGTGCCGCTACCCCAG GCAAGGCAACGTGAGTAGCTGGGCCATCCAGCCCACCTGGGTGCCATTCAGGACCACGGTGTTCTCGGAGGAGAAGCTGGTTTTCTCTCTGCGCCTGATGGAGG AGAACTGGAGCACCGAGAAGATGATGCCCACCTTCCAGCTGGGAGACAGAGCCCACCTCCAGGCCCAAGTCCACACCGGCAGCCACGTGCCCCTGCGACTGTTCGTGGACCACTGCGTGGCCACGCTGACGCCGGACTGGAGCACCTCCCCTTACCACACCATCGTGGACTTCCACGG TTGTCTCGTCGATGGTCTCACTGATGCCTCATCTGCTTTCAAAGCACCCAGACCCAGACCGGAGATCCTCCAGTTCATCGTGGACATGTTCCATTTTGCTAATGACTCCAGAAACACG ATATATATCACCTGCCACCTGAAAGTCACTCCGGTTGACCGAGTCCCAGACCAACTAAACAAAGCCTGTTCCTTCAGCAAGTCCTCCAACAG GTGGTCCCCGGTTGAAGGCCCCACTGACATCTGTCGATGCTGTAGCAAGGGGCGCTGCGGCATTTCAGGCCGTTCCATGAGGCTGTCCCACCGGGAGGGCCAGCCTGTTCCCCGAAGTCGCAGGCACG TGACGGAGGAAGCAGACGTCACAGTGGGGCCGCTGATCTTCCTGGGGAAGATGAGGGACCGTGGCATGGAAGGgcccacctcctctccccctcTGGTGATGCTGGGCTTAGGCCTGGCTACTGTGATGACCCTAACTCTGGCCGCCATTGTCCTGGGTCTCACTGGGAGGCGTCGGGCTGCTTCTCACCCTGTGTGCCCTGTGTCTGCTTCccaataa